Proteins co-encoded in one Halorussus lipolyticus genomic window:
- a CDS encoding DUF7504 family protein, translated as MNMNDADSPGEAFRRHLSGLKNCGCNLLVTGDVREEVSHRMTQKLLGAPELPRTRIIGLTDQDRADLPNLLPDDIAPTDEDVLVVDHGCGTRAADVAESPGTVAGNWNRRGIDDLQLTICNTFTTAKNTNSGFDSAELRFSLFTLSYLVSQHDISTVEQFVSAVGDHVRSVSGMGHYHLPLADDSETVQRLAPQFDARIELREKRGLPEQRWHFPELDAPTAWTGL; from the coding sequence ATGAACATGAACGACGCAGATTCCCCCGGCGAGGCCTTCCGCAGGCATCTCTCCGGATTGAAAAACTGCGGTTGCAATCTCTTGGTCACTGGCGATGTCCGCGAGGAGGTCTCCCATCGAATGACCCAAAAACTACTGGGCGCGCCTGAACTACCCCGAACGCGAATTATCGGTCTCACCGACCAAGACCGGGCAGACCTGCCCAACCTTCTACCCGACGACATTGCACCGACAGACGAGGACGTCCTCGTGGTGGACCACGGGTGCGGAACGCGGGCCGCGGACGTGGCGGAGTCGCCGGGCACAGTTGCCGGGAACTGGAACCGCCGGGGAATCGACGACCTCCAACTGACGATTTGCAATACGTTCACGACGGCGAAAAACACCAACTCCGGGTTCGACTCTGCGGAACTTCGCTTCTCGCTGTTCACGCTCTCGTACCTCGTCAGCCAGCACGATATTTCGACGGTCGAGCAATTCGTCAGCGCGGTCGGCGACCACGTGCGGAGCGTCTCGGGCATGGGTCACTACCACCTGCCGCTCGCCGACGACTCCGAGACCGTCCAGCGTCTCGCTCCGCAGTTCGACGCCCGAATCGAACTCCGAGAAAAGCGAGGACTCCCGGAACAACGCTGGCACTTCCCCGAGTTAGACGCGCCGACCGCGTGGACGGGACTGTAG
- a CDS encoding MFS transporter, which produces MATDREQADPLSAFRQFLALERDVLVLSLAMFAFSLGFQMTGRYMGRYLEFLGAGSLVIGLYGSLGNLIGAVYPYPGGAISDRVGSRTALTAFGLASTVGFLLWFLAPNFGALPVPAWAWIFVGLLLAQAWKSFGLGATFAIVKQSVPPEELATGFASTETFRRTAFLLGPLVAAGLLAMYEFGVGFRYVLAVAAGFGLLATVAQHTLYDASEDSFGTSFEGVEQVVSDLREMPEVLRPLLVGDTLVRFANGMIYVFVVLVVANVLAVSATLPVVGYLGPEAFFGVLLAVEMAVALVVMIPVSKAARRFGLKPVVALGFVVYAVFPALLVNAPEGGLTVAGISVSETALVTLLFGISGLRFAGLPAHKALIVGPAEENAGGRVVGSYYLARNAVVIPSAAIGGWLYGLSPAGPQLAFGLATVIGLVGTGYFLVFGKELPAYR; this is translated from the coding sequence ATGGCCACCGACCGAGAGCAAGCGGACCCTCTCTCAGCCTTCCGGCAGTTTCTCGCCTTGGAGCGCGACGTGCTGGTCCTCTCGCTGGCGATGTTCGCGTTCAGCCTCGGGTTTCAGATGACCGGTCGGTACATGGGTCGGTACCTCGAATTTCTGGGCGCGGGGAGCCTCGTCATCGGTCTCTACGGGAGTCTGGGCAATCTCATCGGCGCGGTCTACCCCTACCCCGGCGGAGCCATCTCTGACCGAGTGGGGTCCCGGACTGCGCTGACCGCGTTCGGTCTGGCCTCGACGGTCGGGTTTCTGCTGTGGTTCCTCGCGCCGAATTTCGGCGCGCTCCCGGTTCCGGCGTGGGCGTGGATTTTCGTCGGTCTCCTGCTGGCTCAGGCGTGGAAATCGTTCGGTCTCGGCGCGACGTTCGCCATCGTCAAGCAGAGCGTCCCGCCCGAGGAGCTAGCCACTGGCTTCGCCAGTACCGAGACCTTTCGCCGGACCGCGTTTCTCCTCGGTCCGCTCGTCGCGGCGGGCCTGCTGGCGATGTACGAGTTCGGCGTCGGCTTCCGGTACGTGCTGGCGGTCGCGGCCGGGTTCGGCCTGCTGGCGACCGTGGCTCAGCACACGCTGTACGACGCCAGCGAGGACTCCTTCGGCACGTCCTTCGAGGGCGTCGAGCAGGTGGTTTCCGACCTCCGGGAGATGCCCGAGGTCCTGCGACCCCTGCTGGTCGGCGACACGCTGGTCAGGTTTGCGAACGGGATGATTTACGTCTTCGTCGTCCTCGTGGTGGCGAACGTGCTGGCGGTCAGCGCGACCCTGCCGGTGGTCGGCTATCTCGGCCCGGAGGCCTTCTTCGGCGTCCTGCTGGCGGTCGAGATGGCCGTCGCGCTGGTCGTGATGATTCCCGTCTCGAAGGCGGCCCGGCGGTTCGGTCTCAAACCGGTCGTCGCGCTCGGGTTCGTCGTCTACGCCGTCTTCCCGGCGCTGTTGGTCAACGCGCCCGAAGGCGGCCTGACCGTGGCCGGTATCTCGGTGTCGGAGACCGCGCTCGTCACGCTTCTGTTCGGGATTTCGGGTCTCCGGTTCGCCGGCCTTCCGGCCCACAAGGCGCTCATCGTCGGCCCCGCCGAGGAGAACGCCGGGGGCCGCGTCGTCGGGTCGTACTACCTCGCGCGGAACGCGGTAGTCATCCCGAGTGCGGCCATCGGCGGGTGGCTCTACGGCCTCTCGCCCGCCGGCCCGCAGTTGGCGTTCGGACTGGCGACCGTAATCGGACTGGTCGGAACGGGCTACTTCCTCGTCTTCGGAAAGGAGTTGCCGGCGTATCGGTAG
- a CDS encoding metallophosphoesterase family protein — MRLLAFGDTHVKPTGESPDYDRLGLPAGTDAVVTVGDVVHRTGREDLRAGRDLLGELADLGVPVYTVPGNHDPAGEHGAMVEGVSGASVLHDEVVSVGDVDLLGWGCEEFDAGPEVTCRDYSALDPRTSSGDRRHAADRNARRLETATYEFVTTDATERDVADKLGITRDERPTLAEQLAELRETYDRLDALFEEASSPTVVLSHVPPYGTELDRHHSLGEREADLDDLHVGSLALKLALRVHRPAVGLSGHSHNPVYETLQEEGETVHLLNLGYQGVATVDYDEGFSYARHGE, encoded by the coding sequence ATGCGCCTGTTAGCGTTCGGTGACACCCACGTCAAGCCCACGGGCGAGTCGCCGGACTACGACCGACTCGGCTTACCGGCCGGGACCGATGCCGTGGTGACGGTCGGCGATGTCGTCCATCGCACCGGCCGAGAGGACCTCAGGGCGGGCCGGGACCTCCTCGGCGAACTCGCCGACCTCGGCGTCCCGGTCTACACGGTCCCCGGCAACCACGACCCGGCCGGCGAACACGGAGCGATGGTCGAGGGCGTCTCGGGAGCGAGCGTCCTCCACGACGAGGTGGTTTCGGTTGGCGATGTGGACCTCCTCGGGTGGGGATGCGAGGAGTTCGACGCCGGACCGGAAGTCACCTGCCGGGACTATTCTGCGCTCGACCCGCGGACCTCCTCGGGCGACCGGCGTCACGCCGCCGACCGAAACGCACGACGCCTCGAAACCGCGACCTACGAGTTCGTCACGACCGACGCGACCGAGCGCGACGTGGCCGACAAACTGGGGATTACGAGAGACGAGCGCCCGACGCTCGCGGAGCAACTGGCGGAACTGCGCGAGACCTACGACCGACTCGACGCCCTGTTCGAGGAGGCCTCGTCGCCGACGGTGGTCCTGAGCCACGTGCCGCCCTACGGGACTGAACTCGACCGGCACCACTCGCTCGGCGAGCGCGAGGCCGACTTGGACGACCTCCACGTCGGGTCGCTCGCGCTCAAACTCGCGCTCCGGGTCCACCGGCCCGCGGTCGGCCTCTCGGGGCACTCGCACAATCCGGTCTACGAGACGCTTCAGGAGGAGGGAGAGACCGTCCACCTCCTGAATCTGGGCTATCAGGGCGTGGCGACCGTGGACTACGACGAGGGATTCAGCTACGCTCGGCACGGTGAGTGA
- a CDS encoding DUF7536 family protein — MSESVPDRPRANFAAALNVRQNAIRGFAFALLVTAGVLSLFVFLPGTRQPTPYYLGLGFVLLTTLGALATTVLTLVSAYRLAKEEGLRDGPRLDE; from the coding sequence GTGTCCGAGAGCGTCCCCGACCGACCGCGAGCCAACTTCGCGGCGGCGCTGAACGTCCGCCAGAACGCGATTCGCGGGTTCGCGTTCGCTCTCCTCGTTACCGCGGGGGTCCTCTCGCTGTTCGTCTTCCTGCCGGGGACGCGCCAGCCGACGCCCTACTATCTGGGTCTGGGGTTCGTCTTGCTCACGACGCTGGGCGCGCTGGCGACGACGGTGCTGACGCTCGTGTCGGCGTACCGGTTGGCGAAAGAGGAAGGGTTACGTGACGGACCGCGGCTGGATGAGTAG
- a CDS encoding DMT family transporter, producing MREYLYLGAAIAAEVTGTTALKFSDGFENVLPTLVVVVGYVGSFYLLSLTLQELPIGLVYATWSAVGIVAAALVGVAFFEETIDLAGVVGMALIIGGVLVLNLLSESYSPAH from the coding sequence ATGCGAGAGTACCTGTATCTGGGCGCGGCTATCGCCGCCGAGGTCACCGGCACGACCGCGCTCAAATTTTCGGACGGATTCGAGAACGTCCTCCCGACACTCGTGGTCGTAGTCGGCTACGTCGGGTCGTTCTACCTCCTGAGTCTCACCCTCCAAGAGCTACCGATAGGCCTCGTGTACGCGACGTGGTCCGCGGTCGGTATCGTGGCCGCCGCGCTCGTCGGCGTCGCGTTCTTCGAGGAGACCATCGACCTCGCCGGAGTCGTCGGCATGGCGCTCATCATCGGCGGCGTCCTCGTTCTGAACCTTCTCTCGGAGTCGTACTCACCGGCGCACTAG
- a CDS encoding potassium channel family protein: MDLSGGEVEYEPVSVKAVLAEMKDTAELLIDLSFSAVLNGSDDIAREVLDLEARMDVLQMQARMSLLMAARSPEDAEQLAPVLGVVGAAEKISDAAGDIAKVVLEDIGLPDAMRTALPEAAETLVRAEVTDGSGLGNRTLGGLNVETETGVRVIAIRRDDDWITNPDRDTELRVEDTLLLRGPDEGIADLYRRATGETYDPPDPPEPGIEDLERAVDSIVLMKNISELAVDLAYGSVLFDSKDVAEEVVELEAEVDALQSRFEAWTLRAAARVEDPVSLRGLVHLANATEVISDAAVEISEGVLRGLGTHPVVEQAVKESDEVIVRLTVAPDSEFDRVTLGDRAVKTETGMRVIAVRRSADGERDWVIQPGPETELRAGDVFIAKGTRSGAERLAELTGAESSVE, from the coding sequence ATGGACCTGTCCGGCGGTGAGGTCGAGTACGAACCCGTCAGCGTCAAGGCGGTGCTGGCGGAGATGAAAGACACCGCCGAACTCCTCATCGACTTATCCTTTTCGGCGGTCCTCAACGGGAGCGACGACATCGCCCGCGAGGTGCTGGACCTCGAAGCCCGGATGGACGTGCTACAGATGCAGGCTCGGATGAGCCTCCTGATGGCCGCCAGAAGCCCCGAGGACGCCGAACAGCTGGCTCCCGTGCTGGGCGTGGTCGGCGCGGCGGAGAAAATCAGCGACGCCGCGGGCGACATCGCCAAGGTCGTCTTGGAGGACATCGGCCTGCCCGACGCGATGCGGACGGCACTCCCCGAGGCCGCCGAGACGCTGGTTCGCGCAGAAGTCACAGACGGCTCTGGCCTCGGAAACCGAACCCTCGGCGGCCTGAACGTCGAGACCGAGACCGGCGTGCGCGTCATCGCCATCCGACGCGACGACGACTGGATTACCAACCCCGACCGCGACACCGAACTTCGAGTAGAGGACACGCTTCTCCTCCGGGGTCCCGACGAGGGCATCGCGGACCTCTACCGGCGCGCGACCGGCGAAACCTACGACCCGCCGGACCCACCGGAACCCGGAATCGAGGACTTGGAGCGCGCCGTGGACTCCATCGTGCTGATGAAAAACATCAGCGAACTCGCGGTGGACTTGGCCTACGGGAGCGTCCTGTTCGACAGCAAGGACGTGGCCGAGGAGGTGGTCGAACTCGAAGCTGAGGTCGACGCTCTCCAATCCAGATTCGAGGCGTGGACGCTCCGCGCCGCGGCCCGCGTCGAGGACCCGGTGTCGCTCCGGGGGCTAGTCCACCTCGCCAACGCCACCGAGGTCATCAGCGACGCCGCGGTCGAAATCAGCGAGGGCGTCCTGCGGGGCCTCGGAACCCACCCGGTCGTCGAGCAGGCGGTCAAGGAGAGCGACGAGGTTATCGTCCGTCTGACGGTCGCGCCGGACAGCGAGTTCGACCGCGTGACGCTTGGCGACCGGGCGGTCAAGACCGAGACCGGGATGCGCGTCATCGCGGTCCGGCGCTCGGCCGACGGCGAGCGAGATTGGGTGATTCAACCCGGCCCCGAGACGGAACTCCGCGCTGGCGACGTGTTCATCGCCAAGGGAACCCGGTCGGGCGCGGAGCGGTTGGCCGAGTTGACTGGGGCGGAGTCCTCGGTTGAGTAG
- the citZ gene encoding citrate synthase — protein sequence MSEEVKKGLEGVVVAESALSFINGDEGRLIYRGYEIEDLAQKASYEEVLYLLWHGELPTEDELADFSESMAGERELDEDVLDTVRKLAEADEEPMAALRTAVSMLSAYDGDDSSAEPTDREVNLRKGQRITAKIPTIVSAFKRIRNGNDPVEPREDLGHAENFLYMLNNEEPDDVLAETFDMALVLHADHGLNASTFSSMVTSSTLSDLHSAVTSAVGTLAGPLHGGANANVMKMLKELDESGKDAKTWVDDALDRGERIMGFGHRVYNVKDPRAKILGEKSEELGEAAGDTKWYEMSVEIEEYMQNEKGLAPNVDFYSASTYYQMGIPIDLYTPIFAMSRVGGWIGHVLEQYDDNRLIRPRAKYTGSKQEDWVPISER from the coding sequence ATGTCAGAAGAGGTCAAGAAAGGGTTGGAGGGCGTCGTCGTCGCAGAATCAGCACTCAGCTTCATCAATGGCGACGAGGGTCGCCTCATCTACCGCGGCTACGAAATCGAGGACCTCGCACAGAAAGCGAGCTACGAAGAAGTGCTGTACCTGCTCTGGCACGGCGAACTGCCCACAGAAGACGAACTCGCCGACTTCTCCGAGTCGATGGCTGGCGAGCGCGAACTCGACGAGGATGTCCTCGACACGGTTCGGAAACTCGCCGAGGCCGACGAGGAGCCGATGGCCGCGCTCCGGACCGCGGTGTCGATGCTCTCGGCCTACGACGGCGACGACTCGTCGGCCGAACCCACCGACCGCGAGGTCAACCTCCGGAAGGGCCAGCGCATCACCGCGAAGATTCCGACCATTGTGTCAGCGTTCAAGCGCATCCGAAACGGGAACGACCCGGTTGAACCCCGCGAGGACCTCGGCCACGCCGAGAACTTCCTCTACATGCTCAACAACGAGGAGCCAGACGACGTGCTGGCCGAGACGTTCGACATGGCGTTGGTCCTCCACGCCGACCACGGCCTGAACGCCTCGACGTTCTCCTCGATGGTGACCTCCTCGACGCTCTCGGACCTCCACAGTGCGGTCACGAGCGCAGTCGGCACCCTCGCCGGACCGCTCCACGGCGGCGCGAACGCCAACGTGATGAAGATGCTGAAGGAACTGGACGAGAGCGGCAAGGACGCCAAGACGTGGGTTGACGACGCCTTGGACCGCGGCGAGCGCATCATGGGCTTCGGCCACCGCGTCTACAACGTCAAGGACCCCCGCGCCAAGATTCTCGGCGAGAAGAGCGAGGAACTCGGCGAGGCCGCGGGCGACACCAAGTGGTACGAGATGTCGGTCGAAATCGAGGAGTACATGCAGAACGAGAAGGGTCTGGCCCCCAACGTGGACTTCTACTCGGCCTCGACCTACTACCAGATGGGCATCCCCATCGACCTCTACACCCCCATCTTCGCCATGTCCCGCGTCGGTGGCTGGATTGGCCACGTCCTCGAACAGTACGACGACAACCGCCTGATTCGGCCTCGGGCCAAGTACACGGGGTCGAAGCAGGAGGACTGGGTGCCGATTAGCGAGCGGTAG
- the ilvA gene encoding threonine ammonia-lyase yields MIDLSDVLDARVRVEETARRTPLDYSHTFSDMTGAEVHLKLETFQRTGSFKIRGATNRIKTLSDDEKSAGVVTASAGNHAQGVALAATKSGVDSKIVMPENAPISKIKATRDYGATVVLHGDDYDEAAEKAHEIEDEEGRTYVHAFDDDMVMAGQGTIGLEIMEDLPELDTVVVPIGGGGLIAGIATAVKEQNPDARVIGVQAEGASSAATSLDKGEVHTLDSVDTIADGIATRSIGEQTFEVIRERVDEIVTVSDSEIAVALTLLLERAKTLVEGAGAVALAALLSDAFDYEDDEVIVPALCGGNIDMNTLTTVVMRGLVETGRYVKIRTVLKDRPGALDDLLDVISAQQANIYGIQHDRTSRDIAMNAAEVELDLETRGQDHVEELLSALRDEGFDVEVLG; encoded by the coding sequence ATGATAGACCTCTCGGACGTTCTCGACGCGCGGGTGCGAGTCGAGGAGACCGCCCGGCGGACACCTCTCGATTACAGTCACACGTTCTCGGACATGACCGGCGCGGAGGTCCACCTGAAACTGGAGACCTTCCAGCGCACCGGGTCGTTCAAGATTCGGGGCGCGACCAACCGCATCAAGACGCTCTCGGACGACGAGAAATCTGCCGGCGTCGTCACGGCGAGTGCGGGCAACCACGCCCAAGGCGTCGCGCTGGCGGCGACGAAAAGCGGCGTGGACTCCAAAATCGTGATGCCCGAGAACGCGCCCATCTCGAAAATCAAGGCGACGCGGGACTACGGCGCGACGGTGGTCCTCCACGGCGACGACTACGACGAAGCGGCGGAGAAGGCCCACGAAATCGAGGACGAGGAGGGCCGAACCTACGTCCACGCCTTCGACGACGACATGGTGATGGCCGGGCAGGGCACCATCGGCCTCGAAATCATGGAGGACTTGCCGGAACTCGACACCGTGGTCGTCCCCATCGGCGGGGGCGGTCTCATCGCGGGCATCGCAACCGCAGTCAAAGAACAGAACCCCGACGCCCGAGTCATCGGCGTGCAGGCTGAAGGGGCCTCCAGCGCGGCGACTTCGCTCGACAAGGGCGAGGTCCACACCCTCGACTCGGTGGACACTATCGCGGACGGCATCGCCACCCGGAGCATCGGCGAGCAGACGTTTGAGGTCATCCGAGAGCGCGTGGACGAAATCGTCACCGTCTCGGACTCGGAAATCGCCGTCGCGCTGACGCTCCTGCTCGAACGCGCCAAGACGCTGGTGGAGGGTGCCGGTGCAGTCGCGCTCGCCGCCCTGCTGTCGGACGCCTTCGACTACGAGGACGACGAGGTAATCGTGCCGGCCCTCTGCGGGGGCAACATCGACATGAACACCCTCACGACCGTCGTGATGCGCGGACTGGTCGAGACCGGCCGGTACGTCAAGATTCGGACCGTCCTCAAGGACCGGCCCGGCGCGCTGGACGACCTGCTGGACGTGATTTCGGCCCAGCAGGCCAACATCTACGGCATCCAGCACGACCGGACCTCGCGCGACATCGCCATGAACGCCGCGGAAGTCGAGTTGGACCTCGAAACTCGGGGACAGGACCACGTGGAGGAACTCCTCTCTGCGCTCCGCGATGAGGGCTTCGACGTGGAAGTGCTTGGGTAA
- a CDS encoding Rid family detoxifying hydrolase, with translation MKRIISTQDAPEAVGAYSQATTNGDMVFTAGQIPMTPDGDLLDDEEIAVQTRQSLENVKAILEEEGLTMQNVLKVTVFLDDIEDFDEMNEAYKEYFQDNPPARSAVEAGNLPKGVGVEIEAIATSE, from the coding sequence ATGAAGCGAATTATCAGCACGCAGGATGCGCCGGAAGCGGTCGGCGCGTACAGTCAGGCGACGACCAACGGCGACATGGTGTTCACCGCGGGCCAGATTCCGATGACCCCCGACGGGGACCTGCTGGACGACGAGGAGATTGCGGTCCAGACGCGCCAGAGCCTCGAAAACGTCAAGGCCATCCTCGAAGAGGAGGGCCTGACGATGCAGAACGTCCTGAAAGTCACCGTCTTCCTCGACGACATCGAGGACTTCGACGAGATGAACGAGGCCTACAAGGAGTACTTCCAAGACAACCCGCCGGCCCGGAGCGCCGTCGAGGCGGGCAACCTCCCGAAGGGCGTCGGCGTCGAAATCGAGGCCATCGCCACCAGCGAGTAG